The proteins below come from a single Thermococcus sp. genomic window:
- the nadC gene encoding carboxylating nicotinate-nucleotide diphosphorylase: MVPLEYLLRFIEEDAPFGDVTSEAIIPAGTGARAVIIAKQDGVVAGVEEAKALFEHFGVRVEVRKRDGEEVREGDTIVELEGDARSILLVERTALNIMGRMSGIATEVKKLAGKVKAVNPKVRVAGTRKSLLKPLDKKAILIGGGEPHRFSLSDAILIKDNHLALVPLEEAIRRARAFSVYKVVEVEVESLEDAVKAAKAGADVVMLDNMSPEEIAGTIEALRREGLRDRVKIEVSGGITPENIVEYAKLDVDVISLGYLTHSVKNFDVSLEITGKL; encoded by the coding sequence ATGGTTCCGCTTGAGTACCTGCTCAGGTTCATTGAGGAAGACGCCCCCTTCGGCGACGTGACGAGTGAAGCCATTATCCCGGCGGGAACCGGGGCAAGGGCGGTTATCATAGCGAAGCAGGATGGGGTTGTAGCGGGTGTTGAAGAAGCTAAAGCCCTCTTCGAGCACTTCGGCGTTAGGGTTGAAGTCAGAAAAAGGGACGGCGAGGAAGTTAGGGAGGGCGATACAATAGTTGAACTCGAAGGGGATGCCCGCTCGATACTCCTCGTCGAGAGGACGGCTTTAAACATAATGGGCAGGATGAGTGGCATTGCCACCGAGGTGAAGAAACTGGCAGGGAAGGTTAAGGCCGTCAATCCAAAGGTTCGCGTTGCCGGGACAAGGAAGAGCCTCCTCAAACCCCTCGACAAAAAAGCGATTCTCATCGGGGGCGGCGAGCCACACCGCTTCTCGCTGAGCGACGCTATACTCATAAAGGACAACCATCTCGCTCTCGTTCCTCTGGAGGAGGCGATAAGGCGCGCGAGGGCTTTCAGCGTTTACAAGGTCGTCGAGGTTGAGGTGGAGAGCCTTGAGGATGCAGTCAAAGCTGCTAAAGCTGGTGCTGACGTTGTCATGCTCGACAACATGTCGCCGGAGGAGATAGCGGGGACGATAGAAGCATTAAGGCGCGAAGGGCTCAGGGATAGGGTCAAAATCGAGGTCTCGGGAGGGATAACGCCCGAAAACATAGTCGAGTACGCGAAGCTCGATGTTGACGTCATAAGCCTCGGCTATCTAACCCACTCCGTTAAAAACTTCGACGTGAGCCTTGAAATAACTGGGAAGTTGTGA
- the pdxS gene encoding pyridoxal 5'-phosphate synthase lyase subunit PdxS, with protein sequence MNKLAIIEAKGTERLKRGFAKMVKGGVIMDVTNAEQAKVAEEAGAVSVMALHRVPADIRKAGGVARMAPIEKIQEIMDAVTIPVMAKVRIGHVAEAKILEALGVDMIDESEVLTPSDPYFHIDKREFKVPFVCGARNLGEAVRRIWEGAAMIRTKGEAGTGNIVEAVRHVRLVAEGIRQIQAMTDEQVYGVAEKFAEPYIRLALDVKEIAGLPRNVLENEPVYGHYTYRDIVDDLYKILLEIKKLGRLPVVNFAAGGVATPADAALMMQMGMDGVFVGSGIFKSSDPPKMARAIVEAVNHWDEPDVLVEISRDIGEPMHGQDIEELEVRLEERGV encoded by the coding sequence ATGAACAAGCTCGCCATTATCGAGGCCAAGGGAACCGAGAGACTGAAGCGTGGCTTCGCCAAGATGGTTAAGGGTGGCGTCATAATGGATGTCACCAACGCCGAGCAGGCGAAGGTGGCTGAAGAAGCGGGGGCAGTCTCAGTTATGGCCCTCCACCGGGTTCCAGCGGATATTAGAAAGGCCGGTGGAGTTGCAAGGATGGCTCCAATAGAGAAGATTCAGGAGATAATGGACGCGGTGACGATTCCGGTGATGGCCAAGGTCAGGATAGGCCACGTTGCGGAGGCAAAAATCCTCGAAGCCCTTGGTGTTGACATGATAGACGAGAGCGAGGTTCTCACTCCGTCAGACCCATACTTCCACATAGACAAGCGCGAGTTCAAGGTTCCTTTCGTCTGCGGTGCTAGGAACCTCGGTGAAGCCGTGAGAAGAATCTGGGAAGGCGCGGCTATGATAAGGACGAAGGGCGAGGCCGGAACGGGCAACATAGTTGAAGCGGTGAGGCACGTCCGCCTCGTCGCGGAAGGCATAAGGCAGATACAGGCCATGACGGACGAGCAGGTTTACGGAGTCGCCGAGAAGTTCGCTGAACCTTACATCAGGCTCGCCCTTGACGTCAAGGAGATAGCCGGCCTTCCGAGGAACGTCCTTGAGAACGAGCCCGTCTACGGCCACTACACCTATCGCGACATAGTTGATGACCTGTACAAGATCCTCCTTGAGATAAAGAAGCTCGGCCGCCTTCCCGTCGTCAACTTCGCAGCCGGTGGCGTTGCCACCCCAGCGGATGCGGCTTTGATGATGCAGATGGGCATGGATGGAGTATTCGTCGGTTCCGGAATCTTCAAGAGCTCCGACCCGCCAAAGATGGCGAGGGCAATAGTTGAAGCTGTGAACCACTGGGACGAGCCTGACGTTCTAGTGGAGATAAGTAGGGACATTGGCGAACCCATGCATGGACAGGACATCGAGGAGCTCGAGGTTCGCCTTGAGGAGAGGGGCGTCTGA